In Bradyrhizobium sp. 1(2017), one DNA window encodes the following:
- a CDS encoding SDR family NAD(P)-dependent oxidoreductase — protein sequence MSKIWFVSGASRGLGRAIVEAALTAGDRVLASARDPKPLDPLLARFGERLRLATLDVTDEAAAHAAVGLAVEAFGGVDVVVNNAGYGDLGSVEDTSLDSFRRQIEANLIGTIIVTKAAIPVLRRQRHGHIVQVSSVGGRIGAPARAAYSAAKWGIEGFSESLAREMALIGVHVTIVEPGGFRTGFAQAAHATDEGRPEYDAVVGAAIRMQRDYDGRQPGDPAKAAAVVLKLAGMDRPPLRIAFGSDAVNAIAATDRLRLEELEKWRTLSVSTDY from the coding sequence ATGTCGAAGATATGGTTCGTCAGCGGCGCCTCGCGCGGTCTTGGCCGCGCCATCGTGGAAGCCGCACTCACGGCGGGTGATCGTGTGCTTGCTTCGGCCCGGGATCCAAAGCCGCTTGACCCGCTGCTTGCGCGTTTCGGCGAAAGGCTTCGGCTTGCAACGCTCGACGTGACCGACGAGGCGGCAGCGCATGCGGCGGTCGGTCTTGCCGTGGAAGCATTTGGCGGCGTCGATGTGGTCGTGAACAATGCCGGTTACGGCGACCTCGGATCGGTCGAGGACACGAGCCTGGACTCGTTCCGGCGACAGATCGAGGCCAACCTGATCGGCACCATCATCGTCACCAAGGCGGCGATCCCGGTGCTGCGGCGGCAGCGCCACGGGCACATCGTGCAGGTCTCGTCCGTCGGCGGCCGGATCGGTGCCCCCGCACGCGCGGCCTACTCGGCCGCGAAATGGGGAATCGAGGGCTTCTCGGAATCGCTGGCGCGCGAGATGGCGCTGATCGGCGTGCACGTGACAATCGTGGAGCCCGGCGGCTTCAGGACGGGCTTTGCCCAGGCCGCGCATGCGACGGACGAAGGACGCCCGGAGTACGACGCCGTCGTCGGCGCCGCAATCAGGATGCAGCGCGATTACGATGGCCGCCAGCCCGGCGACCCCGCCAAGGCCGCAGCCGTCGTCTTGAAGCTCGCGGGCATGGATCGTCCGCCTCTGCGCATCGCGTTCGGCAGCGACGCCGTGAATGCCATCGCGGCGACGGATCGGCTCCGTCTCGAAGAGCTGGAGAAGTGGCGTACTCTCAGCGTCTCGACTGACTATTGA